The following coding sequences lie in one Haematobia irritans isolate KBUSLIRL chromosome 3, ASM5000362v1, whole genome shotgun sequence genomic window:
- the Spg7 gene encoding SPG7 matrix AAA peptidase subunit, paraplegin isoform X2, which translates to MWKTLRNINKINGIVGRNNYMQLPPTSTKHCFSTVLTGKRLKQFKDEYKAVVDLISRSSGLSPHDVRRFHISLCSNSPKPGSSDKSDGKSSDPTGKNTGSSGSGQNGNKNDNDDKIKSVLTKTIMWMFTIYMFVAFISLILSPRSDRPEASTRYVSWNEFVHHMLAAGEVKELIIRPDMEMVTIILHDGAIVKGRKVSSTIFHMSVADVSKFEEKLRDVEKRLGISDGVPVTYDRQSDVTGRILLLLLVVGLLMALSSRMKGMKSPLSMDSFTQMGRAKFTLVDPFEGGRGVLFKDVAGLQEAKQEVKEFVDYLKDPEKYQRLGAKVPKGALLLGPPGCGKTLLAKAVATEAQVPFLSMNGSEFIEMIGGLGAARVRDLFKEGKKRSPCIIYIDEIDAIGRQRSGTEGFSQGSSGESEQTLNQLLVEMDGMASKEGVLMLASTNRADVLDKALLRPGRFDRHILIDLPTLEERKQIFEKHLSSVQLEEEPSKYSHRLARLTPGFSGADIANVCNEAALHAARNSQDKVTTQNLEYAVERLVGGTEKRSHALSPVERKVIAYHESGHALVGWLLPKSDVLLKVTIVPRTSLALGFAQYTPTEQQLYSKEELLDKMCMALGGRAAEDLTFGRITTGAQNDLEKVTKMAYAQVKKFGMNDKVGPMYIQDPEESGTYYKPYSKALENVVDMEARTIISSAYEKTRKILEDNSDKLKTLAEALLEKETLNYEEVVNLIGPPAYDASKRTVEPVEFEQTLKNLSEDTK; encoded by the exons ATGTGGAAAACGTtaagaaatattaataaaataaatggcATTGTTGGCAGAAACAATTATATGCAACTACCACCTACTTCTACCAAACATTGTTTCTCTACAGTGTTAACTGGCAAAAGG CTCAAGCAATTCAAAGATGAGTATAAAGCGGTAGTGGATCTAATATCCAGGTCGTCGGGACTGTCTCCGCATGATGTGCGAAGGTTTCATATTAGTTTATGTTCCAACTCCCCAAAACCGGGCAGTAGTGATAAAAGCGATGGTAAATCATCTGATCCCACCGGAAAAAACACTGGGAGTAGTGGTAGTGGCCAGAATGgcaataaaaatgataatgatgACAAAATCAAGTCAGTTCTGACTAAAACAATAATGTGGATGTTCACCATTTATATGTTTGTAGCATTTATATCGCTAATATTGTCACCACGAAGTGATCGCCCCGAG gCATCCACCCGCTATGTTTCCTGGAATGAATTTGTACATCACATGTTAGCTGCGGGAGAAGTTAAAGAGTTAATAATCCGCCCAGACATGGAAATGGTAACCATAATATTACACGACGGCGCCATAGTAAAGGGGAGGAAAGTTTCTTCCACCATTTTTCATATGTCAGTGGCTGATGTTTCGAAATTCGAAGAAAAGTTGCGTGATGTTGAAAAGCGACTGGGAATTTCTGATG gcgTTCCCGTTACATATGATCGCCAAAGTGATGTCACTGGCCGAATTCTCCTCCTACTTCTAGTTGTTGGTTTACTTATGGCACTTTCATCAAGAATGAAAGGCATGAAGAGTCCCCTAAGTATGGATTCGTTT ACTCAAATGGGTAGAGCTAAATTCACCTTAGTGGATCCCTTCGAAGGAGGACGGGGAGTCCTGTTCAAAGATGTGGCCGGTTTGCAGGAGGCAAAGCAAGAAGTTAAAGAGTTTGTAGATTATCTGAAAGATCCCGAAAAATACCAAAGATTGGGTGCCAAAGTACCTAAAGGTGCTTTACTATTGGGACCTCCCGGCTGCGGTAAGACTTTGTTAGCAAAAGCTGTTGCTACAGAAGCCCAAGTTCCATTCCTAAGTATGAATGGATCAGAGTTTATTGAAATGATTGGTGGTTTGGGTGCTGCCCGTGTTCGTGATCTTTTCAAAGAGGGTAAAAAGAGATCCCCATGTATTATTTACATTGATGAAATTGATGCCATTGGTAGACAGCGTTCTGGTACTGAAGGCTTTAGTCAAGGAAGTTCGGGTGAGTCGGAGCAAACATTGAATCAACTTTTGGTCGAAATGGATGGTATGGCATCTAAGGAAGGAGTTCTTATGTTAGCCAGTACAAATAGGGCTGACGTTTTAGACAAA GCTTTATTGCGTCCCGGTCGTTTCGATCGCCACATCCTGATAGATTTGCCCACTCTCGAGGAAAGGAAACAGATTTTTGAAAAACATCTATCCTCAGTGCAGCTGGAAGAggaaccctcaaaatattcacatCGATTAGCACGTTTGACACCCGGTTTCTCGGGAGCCGATATAGCAAACGTTTGCAACGAGGCGGCTCTTCATGCAGCACGAAATAGTCAAGATAAAGTGACCACACAAAATCTGGAATATGCCGTGGAACGTTTAGTAGGTGGAACAGAGAAACGTTCGCATGCGCTTTCCCCCGTGGAACGTAAAGTGATTGCCTATCATGAATCTGGTCATGCCTTAGTTGGTTGGTTATTACCAAAGAGTGATGTTCTCTTGAAAGTAACCATAGTACCTCGAACCAGTTTGGCATTAGGATTTGCACAATATACTCCCACCGAACAACAATTGTATTCAAAAGAAGAATTATTAGACAAAATGTGCATGGCATTGGGTGGTCGTGCAGCCGAAGATTTGACATTTGGTCGTATAACAACAGGTGCCCAAAACGATTTGGAGAAAGTAACAAAAATGGCATATGCGCAG gtGAAAAAATTTGGAATGAATGATAAAGTAGGACCAATGTACATCCAAGACCCTGAAGAATCTGGAACATATTACAAACCCTACTCTAAGGCTCTCGAAAATGTAGTTGATATGGAAGCGAGAACAATTATTTCCAGTGCATACGAGAAGACACGAAAGATTTTAGAGGATAACAGCGATAAATTGAAAACG CTGGCTGAAGCATTACTGGAGAAAGAAACGTTAAACTATGAAGAAGTAGTTAATCTGATTGGTCCACCCGCATATGATGCTTCAAAACGTACTGTAGAACCAGTTGAGTTCGAACAAACTTTGAAGAACTTAAGTGAAGATACGAAATAG
- the Spg7 gene encoding SPG7 matrix AAA peptidase subunit, paraplegin isoform X1, whose product MWKTLRNINKINGIVGRNNYMQLPPTSTKHCFSTVLTGKRLKQFKDEYKAVVDLISRSSGLSPHDVRRFHISLCSNSPKPGSSDKSDGKSSDPTGKNTGSSGSGQNGNKNDNDDKIKSVLTKTIMWMFTIYMFVAFISLILSPRSDRPEVASTRYVSWNEFVHHMLAAGEVKELIIRPDMEMVTIILHDGAIVKGRKVSSTIFHMSVADVSKFEEKLRDVEKRLGISDGVPVTYDRQSDVTGRILLLLLVVGLLMALSSRMKGMKSPLSMDSFTQMGRAKFTLVDPFEGGRGVLFKDVAGLQEAKQEVKEFVDYLKDPEKYQRLGAKVPKGALLLGPPGCGKTLLAKAVATEAQVPFLSMNGSEFIEMIGGLGAARVRDLFKEGKKRSPCIIYIDEIDAIGRQRSGTEGFSQGSSGESEQTLNQLLVEMDGMASKEGVLMLASTNRADVLDKALLRPGRFDRHILIDLPTLEERKQIFEKHLSSVQLEEEPSKYSHRLARLTPGFSGADIANVCNEAALHAARNSQDKVTTQNLEYAVERLVGGTEKRSHALSPVERKVIAYHESGHALVGWLLPKSDVLLKVTIVPRTSLALGFAQYTPTEQQLYSKEELLDKMCMALGGRAAEDLTFGRITTGAQNDLEKVTKMAYAQVKKFGMNDKVGPMYIQDPEESGTYYKPYSKALENVVDMEARTIISSAYEKTRKILEDNSDKLKTLAEALLEKETLNYEEVVNLIGPPAYDASKRTVEPVEFEQTLKNLSEDTK is encoded by the exons ATGTGGAAAACGTtaagaaatattaataaaataaatggcATTGTTGGCAGAAACAATTATATGCAACTACCACCTACTTCTACCAAACATTGTTTCTCTACAGTGTTAACTGGCAAAAGG CTCAAGCAATTCAAAGATGAGTATAAAGCGGTAGTGGATCTAATATCCAGGTCGTCGGGACTGTCTCCGCATGATGTGCGAAGGTTTCATATTAGTTTATGTTCCAACTCCCCAAAACCGGGCAGTAGTGATAAAAGCGATGGTAAATCATCTGATCCCACCGGAAAAAACACTGGGAGTAGTGGTAGTGGCCAGAATGgcaataaaaatgataatgatgACAAAATCAAGTCAGTTCTGACTAAAACAATAATGTGGATGTTCACCATTTATATGTTTGTAGCATTTATATCGCTAATATTGTCACCACGAAGTGATCGCCCCGAGGTA gCATCCACCCGCTATGTTTCCTGGAATGAATTTGTACATCACATGTTAGCTGCGGGAGAAGTTAAAGAGTTAATAATCCGCCCAGACATGGAAATGGTAACCATAATATTACACGACGGCGCCATAGTAAAGGGGAGGAAAGTTTCTTCCACCATTTTTCATATGTCAGTGGCTGATGTTTCGAAATTCGAAGAAAAGTTGCGTGATGTTGAAAAGCGACTGGGAATTTCTGATG gcgTTCCCGTTACATATGATCGCCAAAGTGATGTCACTGGCCGAATTCTCCTCCTACTTCTAGTTGTTGGTTTACTTATGGCACTTTCATCAAGAATGAAAGGCATGAAGAGTCCCCTAAGTATGGATTCGTTT ACTCAAATGGGTAGAGCTAAATTCACCTTAGTGGATCCCTTCGAAGGAGGACGGGGAGTCCTGTTCAAAGATGTGGCCGGTTTGCAGGAGGCAAAGCAAGAAGTTAAAGAGTTTGTAGATTATCTGAAAGATCCCGAAAAATACCAAAGATTGGGTGCCAAAGTACCTAAAGGTGCTTTACTATTGGGACCTCCCGGCTGCGGTAAGACTTTGTTAGCAAAAGCTGTTGCTACAGAAGCCCAAGTTCCATTCCTAAGTATGAATGGATCAGAGTTTATTGAAATGATTGGTGGTTTGGGTGCTGCCCGTGTTCGTGATCTTTTCAAAGAGGGTAAAAAGAGATCCCCATGTATTATTTACATTGATGAAATTGATGCCATTGGTAGACAGCGTTCTGGTACTGAAGGCTTTAGTCAAGGAAGTTCGGGTGAGTCGGAGCAAACATTGAATCAACTTTTGGTCGAAATGGATGGTATGGCATCTAAGGAAGGAGTTCTTATGTTAGCCAGTACAAATAGGGCTGACGTTTTAGACAAA GCTTTATTGCGTCCCGGTCGTTTCGATCGCCACATCCTGATAGATTTGCCCACTCTCGAGGAAAGGAAACAGATTTTTGAAAAACATCTATCCTCAGTGCAGCTGGAAGAggaaccctcaaaatattcacatCGATTAGCACGTTTGACACCCGGTTTCTCGGGAGCCGATATAGCAAACGTTTGCAACGAGGCGGCTCTTCATGCAGCACGAAATAGTCAAGATAAAGTGACCACACAAAATCTGGAATATGCCGTGGAACGTTTAGTAGGTGGAACAGAGAAACGTTCGCATGCGCTTTCCCCCGTGGAACGTAAAGTGATTGCCTATCATGAATCTGGTCATGCCTTAGTTGGTTGGTTATTACCAAAGAGTGATGTTCTCTTGAAAGTAACCATAGTACCTCGAACCAGTTTGGCATTAGGATTTGCACAATATACTCCCACCGAACAACAATTGTATTCAAAAGAAGAATTATTAGACAAAATGTGCATGGCATTGGGTGGTCGTGCAGCCGAAGATTTGACATTTGGTCGTATAACAACAGGTGCCCAAAACGATTTGGAGAAAGTAACAAAAATGGCATATGCGCAG gtGAAAAAATTTGGAATGAATGATAAAGTAGGACCAATGTACATCCAAGACCCTGAAGAATCTGGAACATATTACAAACCCTACTCTAAGGCTCTCGAAAATGTAGTTGATATGGAAGCGAGAACAATTATTTCCAGTGCATACGAGAAGACACGAAAGATTTTAGAGGATAACAGCGATAAATTGAAAACG CTGGCTGAAGCATTACTGGAGAAAGAAACGTTAAACTATGAAGAAGTAGTTAATCTGATTGGTCCACCCGCATATGATGCTTCAAAACGTACTGTAGAACCAGTTGAGTTCGAACAAACTTTGAAGAACTTAAGTGAAGATACGAAATAG